CTGCTCCGCCGCCCCCGAGGGCTTCACGGTCACCGCGTCCACGGACGTCGTCCCGGTCGCCGCCTTCGAGGACGACGAGAAGAAGCTCTACGGCGTCCAGTACCACCCCGAGGTCATGCACTCCACGCACGGCCAGCAGGTCCTGGAGCACTTCCTCTACCGGGGCGCGGGCCTCACCCCGAACTGGACGACCGGCAACGTCATCGACGAGCAGGTCGCCGCGATCCGCGAGCAGGTCGGCGACAAGCGCGCCATCTGCGGTCTGTCCGGCGGCGTCGACTCCGCCGTAGCGGCCGCCCTGGTCGCGCGCGCCATCGGCGACCAGCTGACCTGCGTCTACGTCGACCACGGTCTGATGCGCAAGGGCGAGACCGAGCAGGTCGAGAAGGACTTCGTGGCCGCGACCGGAGTCAAGCTCGTCGTCGTGGACGCGGAGGAGCGCTTCCTCACCGCGCTCGCCGGGGTCTCCGACCCGGAGCAGAAGCGGAAGATCATCGGCCGCGAGTTCATCCGCGTCTTCGAGCAGGCGCAGGCCGAGATCATCGCCGACGCGGGCCCCGAGGTCGCGTTCCTGGTGCAGGGCACGCTCTACCCGGACGTCGTCGAGTCCGGCGGCGGCACCGGCACGGCCAACATCAAGTCCCACCACAACGTGGGCGGCCTGCCCGAGGACCTGGAATTCCAGCTCATCGAGCCGCTGCGCAAGCTGTTCAAGGACGAGGTCCGGATGGTCGGCCAGGAGCTGGGTCTCCCGGACGAGATCGTCCAGCGCCAGCCCTTCCCGGGCCCCGGCCTCGGCATCCGCATCGTCGGCGAGGTCACCAAGGACCGCCTCGACCTCCTCCGCGACGCCGACGCGATCGCCCGCGAGGAACTGACCGCGGCCGGCCTCGACCGCGACATCTGGCAGTGCCCGGTGGTCCTCCTCGCGGACGTCCGCAGCGTCGGCGTCCAGGGCGACGGCCGCACCTACGGCCACCCGATCGTCCTGCGCCCGGTCTCCTCCGAGGACGCGATGACCGCCGACTGGTCCCGCCTGCCGTACGACGTCCTCGCGAAGATCTCCACCCGCATCACGAACGAGGTCGCCGACGTCAACCGGGTCGTCCTCGACATCACGTCGAAGCCGCCGGGCACCATCGAGTGGGAGTAGGCCTCTCCTGAGGCTCAGGTCCGCTTGAGGGTGCGCACCGGCGCCCCGGGCGTCCAGATCTGGACGACCAGGTACTTCTCGTCCTCGACGTAGGTCCGCACGACCTCCGTCACCTCGGTGCGGAAGAGGTGGAACGGCTCCGGCGGTTCCACCTCTTCGCTGTACGCCCCCTTCACCCCGGGGTCGGTGACCTCCACCGCCCGCCCGCCGACCCGTACATCCCCGCCGCCCATCTCCGTACCCGCCCCGGGTTCGCCTGCAGCGCGAACCGCGGATCCCGCCGCAGATCCAGCGCCTTGAACGAGTCGGGCATCATCCCGAGCCACAACTCCCCGTCCAGGAACCGCACTTCGATCCCGCTCGTCCGCGGCGACCCGTCCTTGCGCAGGGTCGCGAGGATGTGGTGCGTGAAGGCACGGAAGCGCTTCTCCACGGTCGCGGCGAGCTCGGGTTCGGCGGCGGCGAATACCGCCCAGTTCGATGTCATACGGTCACTGTCCCGCCGATACCCGACATCCACTGTCCGGATTGGCGGACGCCGTGCACGCTTGGTGCCGCATCTTTACAGAACACCACTGCCCTTTTCGCCTCACTGACGGTAACTTCCGCCGGTAACCAGGAACCCAGTGCTGGAGGACCGATGCACGGGCCGACGCCGCCCTCCCCCCTGCCCACCGACCGGCTGCGGTTCGCCATGCCGCCGATGCACGAGTCGGTCGAGGACGAACGCCGGCACCGCAAGGAACGGCTCGCGGGCGCCCTGCGCCTGTTCGGCCGGTACGGCTTCGAGGACGGGGTCTCGGGGCACATCACCGCCCGCGACCCGGAGTTCACCGACTGCTTCTGGGTCAACCCCTTCGGGATGCCCTTCCGGCACGTCACCGTGAGCGATCTGGTGCT
The nucleotide sequence above comes from Streptomyces sp. N50. Encoded proteins:
- the guaA gene encoding glutamine-hydrolyzing GMP synthase yields the protein MSAATPAPDTVLVVDFGAQYAQLIARRVREARVYSEIVPSTMPVAEMLAKNPAAIILSGGPSSVYAEGAPRLDRELFDAGVPVFGMCYGFQLMATTLGGTVDNTGAREYGRTELHVSKASSTLFEGTPVEQSVWMSHGDACSAAPEGFTVTASTDVVPVAAFEDDEKKLYGVQYHPEVMHSTHGQQVLEHFLYRGAGLTPNWTTGNVIDEQVAAIREQVGDKRAICGLSGGVDSAVAAALVARAIGDQLTCVYVDHGLMRKGETEQVEKDFVAATGVKLVVVDAEERFLTALAGVSDPEQKRKIIGREFIRVFEQAQAEIIADAGPEVAFLVQGTLYPDVVESGGGTGTANIKSHHNVGGLPEDLEFQLIEPLRKLFKDEVRMVGQELGLPDEIVQRQPFPGPGLGIRIVGEVTKDRLDLLRDADAIAREELTAAGLDRDIWQCPVVLLADVRSVGVQGDGRTYGHPIVLRPVSSEDAMTADWSRLPYDVLAKISTRITNEVADVNRVVLDITSKPPGTIEWE